One Thomasclavelia spiroformis DSM 1552 DNA window includes the following coding sequences:
- a CDS encoding IS110 family transposase, whose product MKLVGIDIGKNRHFFCIMDKDTGELIISPTSFANNKEGFDFLVQKLKPYSKSSVLIGMEDTGHYHFALLKYLLDQSFTVALINPKTTDFTRKLQGGITKNDKLDTLTICDVLDTPKRKKQYRITKVDSFDLYEQKQLTRHHHNLKKEINVYTNRLQKCIDVVFPEFNSLFKCKYGTVYMNVLKTFGSAENIASADIRTIRKCFDIKGRGGRISLTAEKLKECAKSSIGISSSAEVIQIKHLISQIELIHDQIAEIDKKIEEFSVQNNSPILSIPGISHFSGTSILAELGEISNYSSARKIIKFAGVAPLHYESSQFTAQHTAITKKGSKYLRKTLYQIILPVINNNPVFKQYYQLKLSQGKGHRCAQGHCVRKLLRIIYHLLTTGQQFDPELLR is encoded by the coding sequence ATGAAGTTAGTTGGAATCGATATTGGAAAAAACAGACACTTCTTTTGCATCATGGATAAAGATACAGGTGAACTTATTATTTCGCCTACTTCTTTTGCCAACAATAAAGAAGGATTTGATTTTCTTGTTCAAAAACTTAAACCTTATTCTAAATCTTCTGTCTTGATTGGTATGGAAGATACCGGACATTATCATTTTGCTTTGTTAAAGTATCTCTTAGATCAAAGTTTTACTGTTGCCTTGATCAATCCCAAAACGACCGATTTCACGCGCAAGCTCCAAGGTGGTATCACGAAAAATGACAAACTTGATACGCTGACTATTTGCGACGTCTTAGATACCCCCAAACGTAAGAAACAGTATCGTATTACAAAGGTTGACAGTTTCGACCTTTATGAACAAAAACAGCTGACTAGACATCATCATAATTTAAAAAAGGAAATAAACGTCTATACAAATCGTTTACAAAAATGCATTGATGTTGTGTTTCCCGAGTTTAATAGTCTATTCAAGTGCAAGTATGGTACTGTCTACATGAATGTACTTAAAACATTTGGCAGTGCTGAAAATATCGCCAGTGCTGATATCAGAACCATTCGTAAATGTTTTGACATCAAAGGCAGAGGTGGTCGTATCTCTCTGACCGCTGAAAAACTTAAAGAGTGTGCCAAATCTTCTATAGGCATTTCTTCATCTGCAGAAGTGATTCAAATCAAGCATCTCATTAGTCAAATTGAACTTATTCATGATCAAATCGCTGAAATAGATAAAAAAATAGAAGAGTTCTCTGTTCAAAACAACTCTCCTATCCTAAGTATCCCAGGAATTTCTCATTTCTCTGGTACCTCTATTTTAGCCGAATTAGGAGAGATAAGCAACTACTCCAGCGCAAGAAAAATCATTAAATTTGCAGGAGTCGCTCCTTTGCATTATGAATCCAGTCAGTTTACTGCACAGCATACCGCTATTACAAAGAAAGGATCTAAATACTTGAGAAAGACCTTATATCAAATCATACTGCCTGTGATCAACAATAATCCAGTATTCAAACAGTATTATCAATTGAAGCTTTCTCAAGGCAAGGGACATCGTTGTGCTCAGGGACATTGTGTAAGAAAGTTGCTTAGAATCATTTATCATCTATTAACTACAGGTCAGCAGTTTGACCCTGAACTCCTGAGATAG
- a CDS encoding PD-(D/E)XK nuclease family transposase — translation MIKLVKRVDKIYDFKNNFMFKHSLGNNQDSDSFYLLKLFIEGILNISRKSITILNLDLVVENIEDKDMLLDIRVQTNTGDYVNIEMFSKKQYQIYGASLLSR, via the coding sequence GTGATCAAATTAGTTAAACGAGTAGATAAAATCTATGATTTTAAAAATAATTTCATGTTCAAACATTCTCTTGGTAATAATCAAGATTCTGATTCCTTTTATTTACTTAAGCTCTTTATAGAAGGTATTTTAAATATCAGCCGTAAATCAATTACGATCTTAAATCTTGATCTTGTCGTTGAAAATATTGAAGATAAAGATATGCTTTTAGATATTAGAGTACAAACCAATACTGGTGATTATGTTAATATTGAAATGTTTTCTAAAAAACAGTATCAAATATATGGTGCATCATTGTTATCAAGATAG
- a CDS encoding DUF368 domain-containing protein has translation MLRNIIGGIAIGIANVIPGVSGGTMMVILGIFNRMMDAISGVFKRENPNRKDDIIFIVQVLIGAAVGIIGFAKILEVLFEYCPTQTIYWFIGLIAFSIPLFLKGEMSGQKLAIIPFICGLAIIFVLEFLNPGEGKTVVNPDFPPLSAALFIKMVIIGAVSGATMIMPGVSGSMVLLILGEYYLFKSYLANVTSFSLEVILPLGFMAIGIAIGIVISAKLCSYFTKTHKAGFLSLILGLIVASSLVLIPFDVVYDFNLIITSLVAFAFGGIIVFGLSKIQ, from the coding sequence ATGTTAAGAAATATAATAGGTGGTATTGCAATTGGGATTGCAAATGTTATTCCTGGTGTAAGTGGGGGTACAATGATGGTAATCCTTGGTATTTTTAATCGGATGATGGATGCAATTAGTGGTGTGTTTAAACGTGAAAATCCAAATCGAAAAGATGATATTATTTTTATTGTACAAGTTTTAATTGGAGCAGCTGTGGGGATAATTGGTTTTGCTAAAATTTTAGAAGTTTTGTTTGAATATTGTCCAACTCAAACGATATATTGGTTTATTGGCTTAATTGCTTTTAGTATACCGCTATTTTTAAAAGGTGAAATGAGCGGACAAAAATTGGCGATAATACCTTTTATTTGTGGTTTGGCTATTATTTTTGTTTTAGAATTTTTAAATCCTGGTGAAGGGAAAACAGTTGTAAACCCTGATTTTCCTCCATTAAGTGCAGCTTTATTTATTAAAATGGTAATTATTGGAGCTGTATCCGGGGCTACGATGATTATGCCTGGAGTTAGTGGTAGTATGGTATTACTTATTTTGGGCGAGTATTATTTATTTAAGTCATATTTAGCAAATGTTACTAGTTTTAGTTTAGAGGTTATTTTACCATTAGGATTTATGGCTATTGGAATTGCAATAGGAATTGTTATTAGTGCTAAGTTATGTTCTTATTTTACTAAAACACATAAGGCTGGTTTTTTAAGCTTAATATTAGGTTTGATCGTTGCATCGTCATTAGTATTGATTCCTTTTGATGTTGTTTATGATTTTAATTTAATTATAACTTCTTTAGTAGCGTTTGCTTTTGGAGGTATAATTGTTTTTGGATTATCTAAAATACAGTAA
- a CDS encoding ATP-binding cassette domain-containing protein produces the protein MIELKDINVLCDEKEAIIDGCFIAYSNQITSIIDKSGSGKNTLLYILAMLVSNKCKYYYNGKLLAYDKKQQMDFRNKYITFITKNSLLIDTISIEKNIEFYLQQVNSDETVDDLLIKLNLINKKEAMPSDLSDAELQRAILACGLAKNTKIILIDDKMMFTNHNDELILNLLKEYANQGKIVILASNGERIVRNSDRVYRLENSKLTLEKESESNLTVQDESFKQSKIDVFRIFEILFRSNKKYNLRRILISFIVMSILFASASIFNFVNNNFDNRYATNYLTPIKLLAISNESSFFHQINDGLQIGYGLHYIYHQEPLDTKITEQMEGIENIKKIYDYYTFNYSMLSASGFSQDMSVKVVRADQEIARRKLDCDEDYSFSIIPFFPEEKLRLDKGIYVNSNMAYNYNIKVGDTLELEINVPYAMAKSIDKQILGFDDGTKGRAYHQVACIGEKVPLTVKVAGIIEMDSQVSNEIYLSNKIMTKMIDEQVKRYHDGEINLDYKLYEKYTTIIDLKPYAKAIFIDDEKHVEKVQKEISEISDLVFVYNEYQNTLGLKNDNNLMKDVIAKMMFICIGMFILATLLVEIFYLKRYKSTYMMFRLNSYCNYQKK, from the coding sequence AATGTAAATATTATTATAATGGTAAATTATTAGCATATGATAAAAAGCAACAAATGGATTTTAGAAATAAGTATATTACTTTTATTACGAAAAACAGTTTATTAATTGATACTATTAGTATTGAAAAAAATATCGAGTTTTATTTACAGCAAGTAAACAGTGATGAAACCGTTGATGATTTATTAATAAAATTAAATTTGATTAATAAAAAAGAAGCTATGCCAAGTGATTTATCTGATGCTGAATTACAAAGAGCTATTCTAGCTTGTGGATTAGCTAAAAATACTAAGATTATTTTGATAGATGATAAAATGATGTTTACTAATCATAATGATGAGTTAATTTTAAATCTACTTAAAGAGTATGCTAATCAAGGTAAAATTGTAATCTTGGCAAGCAACGGTGAAAGAATTGTAAGAAACAGTGATCGTGTTTATCGTTTAGAAAATTCCAAATTGACATTAGAAAAAGAAAGTGAATCTAATTTAACAGTACAAGATGAAAGTTTTAAACAAAGCAAAATTGATGTATTTAGAATATTTGAAATTTTATTTCGGTCAAATAAAAAATATAATCTAAGACGAATATTAATAAGCTTTATCGTGATGTCAATATTATTTGCAAGTGCATCGATTTTTAATTTTGTAAATAATAATTTTGATAATCGTTATGCAACAAATTACTTAACGCCAATTAAACTTTTAGCAATCAGTAATGAAAGTAGTTTTTTTCATCAAATTAATGATGGATTACAAATTGGTTATGGATTGCATTATATTTATCATCAAGAGCCCTTAGATACTAAAATTACTGAACAGATGGAAGGTATCGAAAATATTAAAAAAATTTATGATTATTATACTTTTAATTATTCGATGTTATCGGCTTCGGGGTTTAGTCAAGATATGTCAGTTAAAGTAGTAAGAGCTGATCAAGAAATTGCAAGACGTAAATTAGATTGTGATGAAGATTATTCATTTTCAATTATTCCATTTTTTCCTGAAGAAAAACTTAGGCTAGATAAAGGTATTTATGTAAATAGTAATATGGCATATAATTATAATATTAAAGTAGGTGATACTTTAGAATTAGAAATAAATGTGCCATATGCGATGGCTAAATCAATTGATAAGCAAATATTGGGGTTTGATGATGGTACTAAAGGAAGAGCATATCATCAAGTGGCGTGCATTGGTGAAAAAGTACCACTAACAGTAAAAGTAGCAGGGATTATTGAAATGGATTCACAAGTAAGTAATGAAATTTATCTTTCAAATAAAATCATGACTAAAATGATTGATGAACAAGTTAAAAGATATCATGATGGAGAAATTAATTTAGACTATAAGTTATATGAAAAATATACGACAATTATAGATTTAAAACCATATGCAAAAGCTATTTTTATTGATGATGAAAAGCATGTTGAAAAAGTTCAAAAGGAAATAAGTGAGATATCTGATTTAGTATTTGTTTATAATGAGTATCAAAATACTTTAGGGTTAAAAAATGATAATAATTTAATGAAAGATGTTATAGCTAAGATGATGTTTATTTGTATTGGCATGTTTATTTTAGCTACGCTACTTGTAGAGATATTTTATTTAAAAAGATATAAATCAACATATATGATGTTTAGATTAAATAGTTATTGTAATTATCAAAAAAAATAA